In Psychrobacter sp. P11G3, a single genomic region encodes these proteins:
- the yghU gene encoding glutathione-dependent disulfide-bond oxidoreductase → MSNTNYYEPPSVWTWDAESGGKWASVNRPIAGPTHEAELPRGKHPLQIYSMGTPNGQKVTIMVEELLALGVTEAEYDAHLIQIGEGGQFSSGFVELNPNSKIPVLLDTETGSRVFESGAILFYLAEKFGKLLPKDAAARTEVMNWLFWLQGSAPYLGGGFGHFYFYAPEKFEYPINRFTMEVKRQLDVLERELAENRYLGGDEYTIADIATWPWYGNLILGEAYNAGEFLQVESYPNVRRWATEILERPAVQRGRKVNRTWGEPAEQLHERHDASDFELKTQDKLDAQTTEEAKK, encoded by the coding sequence ATGTCAAACACTAATTATTACGAGCCACCCAGCGTCTGGACATGGGATGCAGAAAGCGGTGGTAAGTGGGCAAGCGTCAACCGCCCTATCGCTGGTCCAACGCATGAAGCAGAACTACCTCGAGGCAAGCACCCGTTGCAGATCTACTCAATGGGCACCCCTAACGGCCAAAAAGTCACCATTATGGTCGAAGAGTTATTGGCATTAGGTGTAACAGAAGCTGAGTACGACGCGCACCTGATTCAAATTGGTGAAGGCGGACAGTTCTCATCAGGTTTCGTTGAGCTAAATCCAAACTCAAAAATTCCTGTGCTTTTGGATACAGAGACTGGTAGCCGTGTCTTTGAGAGTGGCGCTATTTTATTTTATCTTGCCGAGAAATTCGGAAAACTACTGCCTAAAGATGCAGCAGCACGCACTGAAGTCATGAATTGGCTCTTCTGGTTACAAGGCTCTGCCCCTTACTTGGGCGGCGGTTTTGGGCATTTTTACTTTTATGCACCAGAAAAATTTGAGTACCCTATCAATCGATTCACGATGGAAGTAAAACGCCAATTAGATGTACTAGAACGAGAGCTTGCAGAAAATCGCTATCTAGGTGGCGATGAGTATACGATTGCAGATATCGCCACTTGGCCTTGGTATGGCAATCTAATACTAGGTGAAGCATACAATGCAGGAGAATTCCTACAAGTTGAGAGCTATCCAAATGTACGCCGCTGGGCAACTGAGATTTTAGAGCGTCCTGCTGTGCAACGTGGTCGCAAGGTAAACCGTACTTGGGGTGAACCTGCTGAGCAATTACACGAACGTCATGATGCCTCAGATTTCGAGCTAAAAACTCAAGATAAACTAGATGCTCAGACAACTGAAGAAGCGAAAAAATAG
- a CDS encoding DsbA family protein, protein MEQAKKPLQIDIVSDVVCPWCAIGYSQLAEALKQTNTPHEIHWHPFELNPNTPHEGRNYREHIMEKYGTTAEDIKESRARMTAVGAEAGFNFQFTDDFRTYNTFNAHQLLHWADQQGRMHDLKQALFVAHFVDNKNVADSTVLADVAADIGLDRNEALAVIADQRFANVIREAVQHSKQQGVQSVPSVIFNGRHLVSGAQGVENYKNILKQLSDMPE, encoded by the coding sequence ATGGAACAGGCAAAAAAACCCTTACAAATAGACATCGTGTCAGACGTTGTATGCCCTTGGTGCGCTATCGGCTATAGCCAATTGGCCGAGGCACTAAAACAAACCAACACGCCGCACGAAATTCACTGGCACCCATTTGAATTAAATCCTAATACGCCGCACGAAGGACGAAACTATCGTGAGCATATTATGGAGAAGTACGGTACGACTGCTGAGGACATCAAAGAGAGCCGAGCTAGAATGACAGCAGTAGGTGCAGAAGCTGGATTTAACTTTCAGTTTACCGATGATTTCCGTACCTACAATACTTTTAATGCGCATCAGTTGCTGCATTGGGCTGATCAGCAAGGACGTATGCACGACCTAAAACAAGCATTGTTCGTTGCGCATTTCGTTGATAATAAAAACGTGGCTGACAGTACCGTACTGGCAGATGTCGCAGCAGATATTGGACTAGATCGTAATGAAGCACTCGCTGTCATCGCAGATCAACGCTTTGCCAATGTGATACGTGAAGCCGTACAGCATTCAAAGCAGCAAGGTGTTCAAAGCGTACCATCGGTTATCTTTAATGGTCGTCATCTGGTGAGCGGCGCGCAAGGTGTAGAAAACTACAAAAACATCTTAAAGCAACTATCAGACATGCCAGAATAA
- a CDS encoding type I secretion system permease/ATPase has product MSAQLQKTPSQSVDHHELQHSEQVDLTETLTDAIKHLLGQQGYPVDNIRLHDVVKRHSEQSDRQGQSIHELGGVIAVLQGIGITDTPEILEQPDAAFLPLLAYRTDLGWGVIDSQTPQKSWNFRQANQQVHMRAEELTLVMRIRLKEDHIKQRKASFSDLLKSDLGNYKGILAEAVIATFLINMLALAVSLFSMQVYDRVIPTRSEYTLIILASGVFLVIMFEAFMKFSRSRIMDKVVVGLDQYLSREVFQRLLKVRIDQMPGSVGSMAAQLRGYEQVRSFFTASTLFGLVDLPMTIIFISLIAFIGSPLVAVVPVIAAVIAITMGLIARKRIDAIASEGATASYYKTGLLVEAVEGVETIKAGAGSWKFLSRWLDVMDVTIKNDLDMKHANDNLTYFTQMLQQVSYVGIVIVGSFVVMQGDMTMGGLIACSILGGRVLAPVMAIPNLLVQYAHAKAAKMNIESLFALEQDNQGVAYPLSPTHIKGAYQCDGLSFNYQGNDRPAITVPQLSIKPGERIAILGPIGSGKSTLLKVLAGLYAPTEGRVLLDGLDIHQISRETLSERLGYLQQDHRLFQGTLRENLLIGMAAPNDDVLQETLNRTGLINLVSSHSSGLDLPISEGGKGLSGGQKQLVAFTRLLLTKPDVFLLDEPTASMDNRQEQRCLQVLRQELTQGQTFIVSTHKTALLDLVDRLIIMDNQRIIIDGPKQAVLDELRKNDQAKNKTTVQQKDRIVDKTNQPSKEGADENKPATSRVRNISVKPINAKHLTDDQGK; this is encoded by the coding sequence ATGAGTGCACAATTACAAAAGACACCGTCTCAGTCTGTTGACCACCATGAGCTGCAACACTCAGAGCAGGTTGATCTGACCGAAACGTTGACTGATGCGATTAAGCATTTACTCGGACAGCAAGGCTATCCAGTAGATAACATACGGCTCCATGATGTCGTCAAACGTCATAGTGAGCAGTCGGACAGACAAGGTCAAAGCATTCATGAGTTAGGCGGTGTCATTGCAGTATTACAAGGCATTGGCATAACAGATACACCAGAAATATTAGAGCAGCCTGATGCCGCTTTTTTACCCTTACTAGCGTATCGAACGGATTTAGGTTGGGGCGTGATTGATAGCCAAACGCCGCAAAAAAGCTGGAACTTTAGACAAGCGAACCAGCAGGTACATATGCGTGCCGAAGAATTGACTTTGGTCATGCGTATTCGTCTAAAAGAAGATCATATTAAGCAGCGAAAGGCCTCATTTTCTGATCTGTTAAAGTCTGATTTGGGTAATTATAAAGGCATTTTAGCTGAAGCCGTTATCGCCACTTTTCTGATCAACATGTTGGCATTAGCCGTTTCTCTGTTTTCTATGCAGGTTTATGACCGTGTCATACCAACGCGTAGTGAATACACGCTGATCATTTTAGCCAGTGGCGTCTTCTTAGTGATCATGTTTGAAGCATTCATGAAGTTTTCTCGCTCAAGAATCATGGATAAGGTCGTTGTCGGTCTAGACCAGTACCTATCTCGAGAAGTGTTCCAACGTCTACTCAAAGTACGTATCGACCAAATGCCGGGGTCAGTTGGCTCTATGGCAGCACAGTTACGTGGTTATGAGCAAGTACGTAGCTTTTTTACGGCGAGCACGCTTTTTGGTTTGGTCGATTTGCCCATGACCATTATTTTTATCAGTTTAATAGCTTTTATTGGCTCGCCATTAGTCGCTGTTGTACCAGTAATAGCGGCGGTCATCGCAATTACGATGGGACTGATTGCACGCAAACGCATTGATGCTATTGCTTCAGAGGGTGCGACTGCCTCTTATTATAAGACAGGTCTGTTAGTAGAAGCTGTGGAAGGCGTCGAGACGATAAAGGCGGGGGCGGGCAGCTGGAAGTTTCTCTCGCGTTGGCTAGATGTGATGGATGTCACCATCAAAAACGACTTGGATATGAAGCACGCCAATGACAACTTAACGTATTTTACGCAGATGCTACAGCAAGTAAGCTACGTTGGTATCGTGATAGTCGGGTCGTTTGTCGTTATGCAAGGTGACATGACAATGGGCGGACTGATTGCCTGCTCGATACTTGGTGGTAGAGTGTTGGCGCCTGTTATGGCAATACCCAATCTACTAGTACAGTATGCTCATGCCAAAGCCGCCAAAATGAATATTGAGAGTCTGTTTGCACTGGAGCAAGACAACCAAGGCGTTGCGTATCCATTATCGCCTACGCATATAAAAGGCGCGTATCAGTGCGATGGATTGTCGTTCAATTACCAAGGCAACGATCGACCAGCCATTACGGTTCCGCAACTGTCGATTAAACCAGGAGAGCGTATCGCGATACTTGGGCCTATTGGTTCAGGTAAATCTACCTTGCTTAAAGTGCTGGCAGGACTGTATGCACCCACGGAAGGACGCGTGTTATTAGACGGACTGGATATACATCAAATCAGTCGTGAGACACTTAGTGAGCGCTTGGGTTATCTGCAACAAGATCATCGACTGTTTCAAGGAACCCTGCGAGAGAATTTATTAATCGGTATGGCAGCGCCCAATGACGATGTCCTTCAAGAGACTTTAAATAGGACAGGGCTCATTAATTTGGTATCGAGTCACTCAAGCGGTTTGGATTTGCCGATTAGTGAAGGCGGTAAAGGACTATCGGGTGGACAAAAGCAACTGGTGGCATTTACCCGTTTATTATTGACCAAACCTGATGTGTTTTTGCTAGATGAGCCGACGGCTTCTATGGACAACCGACAAGAGCAGCGCTGTCTACAAGTGCTACGTCAGGAGTTGACGCAAGGGCAAACGTTTATTGTGTCTACCCACAAGACAGCATTGCTAGACTTGGTAGATCGTCTGATCATTATGGATAACCAGCGTATTATTATTGATGGTCCAAAACAAGCTGTACTTGATGAGCTCAGAAAAAACGATCAAGCAAAAAATAAAACCACCGTACAGCAAAAAGATAGAATCGTTGATAAAACCAATCAACCGTCGAAAGAAGGTGCCGACGAAAATAAGCCTGCTACCTCTAGAGTCAGAAATATCAGCGTAAAACCTATCAATGCTAAACATTTAACAGACGATCAAGGGAAGTAG
- a CDS encoding redoxin domain-containing protein, with product MSTDYAQKIQAGTTFPKMEVQVLNSEMTSLGKPENGHDWKLVVVYRGKHCPICTKYLNTLETVKQSFYDVGVDIIAVSADSKEQLEGHLDQIDVSFPMAYGLTIEQMNTLGLYISDPRSEKETDHPFAEPAVFVINAEGKVHIVDISNAPFSRPDLEALANGLAFVRNPENNYPIRGMHG from the coding sequence ATGTCAACAGATTATGCTCAAAAAATTCAAGCCGGTACTACGTTTCCTAAAATGGAAGTACAAGTATTAAACAGTGAAATGACTTCGTTAGGCAAACCTGAAAACGGTCATGACTGGAAACTGGTTGTTGTATACCGTGGTAAACATTGCCCAATTTGCACAAAATACTTAAATACCTTAGAGACAGTAAAACAGTCTTTCTATGACGTCGGTGTCGATATCATCGCAGTATCTGCAGACAGCAAAGAGCAGTTAGAAGGTCATCTCGATCAAATAGATGTCAGTTTCCCTATGGCTTATGGTCTGACTATCGAGCAGATGAACACGCTAGGTCTATATATCTCTGACCCACGTTCAGAAAAAGAAACCGATCATCCTTTCGCTGAGCCTGCTGTATTCGTTATCAATGCTGAAGGAAAAGTACATATCGTTGATATCTCAAACGCACCGTTCTCTAGACCAGATCTTGAAGCCTTGGCAAACGGTTTGGCTTTTGTTAGAAACCCAGAAAACAACTACCCTATCCGTGGTATGCACGGCTAA
- a CDS encoding TolC family protein → MTALATGICLTVTSHAAVADFQINSLVAQAIQTHPLVGSAQASQQATTEGINAAKLNLLPTPSVSSGYDRDNDFVSEVIIRQPLWTGGKLTADVNQAIFDDKAAVEYIYEQQNLVAKTTIDAWQSYIQAVATQSVHVENLKELNDFEAMMQRRVGQGVSARIELDLVTNRILQEQTSYQAAVEQQRIAAARLEQIIGQPLSQMSVTSIPNLKVLVNQAKQQSVDFERMAFDRAGFYNPTVVKEHFQIESAKQGVEAQQAARYPTIYAQYEHAYYHEDNENDGKFSVGLSYAPGAGFSNFALARASQAEVNSLVQNQEAARRNVIENIQVQYQQFVSAKDRETSLVAAVAGAQIVVSSYRRQFIAGRKSWLEVLNAVREHNDYQVQLVQTRAEMLGAFYRLQVDFGIMQWQQFSHNRDPVTLFSPANSVKQWLNKQDKNNASSHFGYGNNAAEEYIDIKLPATAEQSLNNGEYLMLNDDYSITPITDQENMTKK, encoded by the coding sequence ATGACCGCTTTGGCGACTGGTATATGTCTTACAGTGACTTCACACGCAGCAGTAGCAGATTTCCAAATCAATAGCCTAGTGGCGCAGGCAATTCAAACGCATCCTTTAGTAGGGTCGGCTCAAGCGAGTCAACAAGCAACTACCGAAGGAATCAATGCGGCCAAATTAAACCTTTTACCAACGCCAAGCGTAAGCTCAGGTTACGATAGAGACAACGATTTTGTCTCAGAGGTGATTATTCGCCAGCCTCTATGGACAGGGGGTAAGCTCACCGCAGATGTCAATCAAGCCATATTCGATGATAAAGCTGCGGTAGAGTATATCTACGAGCAGCAAAACCTAGTGGCCAAAACAACGATTGATGCTTGGCAAAGCTATATCCAAGCCGTCGCGACACAAAGCGTCCATGTAGAGAATTTAAAAGAGCTGAATGATTTTGAAGCCATGATGCAGCGACGCGTTGGTCAAGGTGTATCAGCTCGTATTGAGCTTGATCTGGTGACTAACCGTATCCTACAAGAGCAAACATCTTATCAAGCGGCAGTTGAGCAGCAACGTATCGCCGCTGCTAGGCTAGAACAAATCATTGGTCAACCACTGTCTCAGATGAGTGTCACGAGCATACCGAATCTTAAGGTATTGGTAAATCAAGCCAAGCAGCAATCCGTTGACTTTGAAAGAATGGCATTCGATAGAGCTGGCTTTTACAATCCTACCGTTGTAAAAGAACACTTCCAAATTGAATCCGCTAAGCAAGGTGTCGAAGCACAGCAAGCGGCTCGTTACCCAACCATTTATGCCCAATATGAGCATGCTTACTATCATGAAGATAACGAAAACGATGGTAAGTTCTCAGTGGGATTGAGCTATGCACCAGGTGCTGGATTTTCCAATTTTGCGCTAGCACGAGCCTCACAGGCAGAGGTCAATAGCCTAGTACAAAACCAAGAAGCCGCACGCCGTAATGTCATCGAGAACATTCAAGTACAATACCAGCAGTTTGTCAGTGCCAAAGACAGGGAAACCTCGTTGGTTGCTGCTGTAGCAGGGGCGCAGATTGTGGTCAGCTCTTATCGTCGGCAATTCATCGCAGGACGCAAGTCATGGCTTGAAGTCCTAAACGCTGTCCGTGAGCATAACGATTACCAAGTCCAACTGGTACAAACTCGTGCAGAAATGTTGGGTGCATTTTATAGATTACAAGTAGATTTTGGCATTATGCAGTGGCAGCAGTTTTCTCATAATCGTGACCCAGTGACTTTGTTTAGCCCAGCCAACTCTGTCAAGCAATGGCTCAATAAGCAAGACAAAAACAACGCTAGCAGTCATTTCGGCTATGGAAACAACGCAGCAGAAGAATATATCGATATCAAGCTGCCCGCGACGGCAGAGCAAAGTTTGAACAATGGTGAGTATCTCATGTTAAATGATGATTACAGTATTACGCCGATAACTGATCAAGAGAATATGACAAAGAAGTAA
- a CDS encoding acyltransferase → MRLKSIVQKLHERAPKLGKAASLTTATSVITFNSMLAGLPVWVMGATKAITGAAIADKAVIDVTNYWINSNNALIDNVLPRKDWRINLPDDVHTNGKYLLVSNHQSWVDTSIVQYISEKRLPLTRFFTKFELIYIPVIGQAFYFLDFPMMRRHSKEAIAKNPALKGKDIEEAKRACALLKDKPFTLLNYLEGTRFTPSKHDKQESPYTHLLKPRAGGLSLAMSALGEEIDGILDMTIVYPDGVPTYSDLWKGNIKRLGVDVRHIEIPEDLFTAIKNGGYETDEAIKAQMFEWVEQIWHQKDQLITEMLADFENSEFESNDFESNDSGNKASEIKDNIEQA, encoded by the coding sequence ATGCGATTGAAATCAATCGTTCAAAAACTACATGAACGCGCTCCAAAACTGGGCAAAGCTGCCTCACTGACGACGGCAACCAGCGTTATTACTTTTAATAGTATGTTAGCTGGGCTACCTGTATGGGTAATGGGTGCTACCAAGGCTATCACCGGTGCTGCCATCGCTGACAAAGCCGTTATCGATGTGACGAACTATTGGATCAATAGTAACAATGCATTGATCGATAACGTATTACCGCGCAAAGACTGGCGCATTAACTTACCTGATGATGTGCATACCAACGGTAAGTATCTACTGGTGAGCAATCATCAGTCATGGGTTGATACCAGTATCGTGCAATATATCAGCGAAAAACGTTTGCCATTAACGCGTTTTTTTACCAAGTTTGAGCTCATATACATCCCCGTCATTGGTCAGGCTTTCTACTTTCTCGACTTTCCTATGATGCGTCGACATTCCAAAGAAGCCATCGCTAAAAACCCTGCTCTAAAGGGTAAGGATATCGAAGAAGCGAAACGAGCGTGTGCATTGCTCAAGGACAAGCCTTTTACACTATTGAACTATCTAGAAGGGACTCGCTTTACCCCTAGCAAACATGATAAACAAGAATCCCCTTATACGCATTTACTGAAGCCACGCGCTGGCGGGTTATCACTGGCTATGAGTGCATTAGGGGAAGAGATTGATGGAATTTTGGACATGACGATCGTCTACCCTGACGGTGTACCCACTTATAGCGATCTATGGAAAGGTAATATCAAACGTTTAGGCGTCGATGTACGACATATTGAGATACCTGAAGATCTGTTTACGGCAATCAAAAACGGTGGCTATGAAACAGATGAGGCTATAAAAGCACAGATGTTTGAATGGGTAGAGCAAATATGGCATCAAAAGGATCAGCTAATCACAGAAATGTTGGCTGACTTTGAGAACAGTGAATTTGAGAGCAATGATTTTGAGAGCAATGACTCTGGAAATAAAGCATCTGAAATTAAAGATAATATTGAACAGGCTTAG
- a CDS encoding HlyD family efflux transporter periplasmic adaptor subunit, with protein sequence MSEYKYTPTKPQVNRSRLSIWIALIGIVTLIVWASFAKIDQVTRAQATVIASARTQEIQASEGGVLTQLAVTEGEEVKAGQLLVVLEEERAKAAVDNSASKTAALTAKLARLNAEIFEKPLVFPKGVQDYPEYVQNQRALYNRRRQAINEEVSSLEKMLVLARQELRMNEPLLKYGDVSQADVIKLSRQVADIEAQINNKRNKYFEEAQAEMTKAQEELDTELEQLRDRAQVLEEKRLMAPTEGKIKNINVTTIGGVVKPGEVIMQILPTSSDLVIDAKVSPADIAYVKEGQEATVKLDAYDYSIFGAMKGTVNYISPDTLMEQTPKGEEPYYRVLIVINGAEFKGRGDEIVIKPGMTASVDIKAMERTVLSYLTKPITKTLSEGLGER encoded by the coding sequence ATGTCAGAGTATAAGTACACACCCACTAAACCCCAAGTTAACCGTTCAAGATTGAGTATTTGGATAGCATTAATCGGGATCGTCACTTTAATTGTCTGGGCCTCATTTGCCAAGATTGACCAAGTGACCCGTGCGCAAGCAACGGTAATCGCCAGTGCTCGAACGCAAGAAATCCAAGCGTCAGAAGGCGGCGTATTGACTCAGCTGGCTGTCACAGAAGGTGAAGAAGTTAAGGCAGGTCAGTTATTGGTAGTGTTGGAGGAAGAGCGTGCTAAAGCGGCTGTTGATAATTCTGCTTCTAAAACAGCCGCGCTAACTGCTAAGCTAGCAAGACTAAATGCTGAGATTTTTGAAAAACCGTTGGTATTTCCTAAAGGGGTACAGGACTATCCTGAGTACGTGCAAAACCAAAGGGCGCTATACAATAGACGTCGTCAAGCTATCAATGAAGAAGTCTCTTCCCTTGAAAAAATGCTGGTGCTGGCGCGTCAAGAATTGCGCATGAATGAGCCTTTATTAAAATATGGCGATGTGAGCCAAGCTGATGTCATCAAGCTCAGTCGTCAAGTTGCTGATATCGAAGCGCAGATTAATAACAAGCGCAATAAGTATTTTGAAGAAGCACAGGCTGAAATGACCAAGGCTCAAGAAGAGCTAGATACAGAGCTTGAGCAATTGCGAGATCGAGCACAAGTACTTGAAGAGAAGCGCTTGATGGCGCCTACAGAAGGTAAAATTAAAAACATCAATGTGACCACTATTGGCGGTGTCGTCAAGCCCGGTGAAGTTATCATGCAGATTCTACCGACCAGTAGTGACTTGGTTATAGATGCCAAGGTCAGTCCCGCTGATATTGCTTATGTCAAAGAAGGTCAAGAAGCGACGGTTAAGCTCGATGCTTATGATTACTCTATCTTTGGAGCCATGAAAGGTACAGTTAACTATATCAGTCCAGACACGCTAATGGAGCAAACACCTAAAGGCGAAGAGCCTTACTACCGTGTATTAATTGTAATTAATGGTGCTGAGTTTAAGGGGCGCGGTGATGAGATTGTCATCAAACCTGGTATGACAGCTTCTGTTGATATTAAAGCGATGGAACGTACGGTATTGTCTTATTTAACTAAGCCAATTACTAAAACCTTATCAGAAGGTTTGGGTGAGCGCTAA
- a CDS encoding carboxymuconolactone decarboxylase family protein, translated as MTEFTLHDKDTAPAESKDLLDSSIKAFGMVPNLHAVMAEAPGLLEGYQQLHQLFLDSSFDDEETTVVWQTINVEHACHYCVPAHTGIAKSMKVDDAITDALRNETPLPTARLEALRDFTLSVVRGRGNVDDSAVQAFLDAGYTKRQILEVILGAAQKVMSNYTNHLANTPVDKPFQKFEWHKAD; from the coding sequence ATGACCGAATTTACTCTACACGATAAAGACACAGCCCCAGCAGAAAGCAAAGACTTACTTGATTCTTCAATTAAAGCATTTGGCATGGTACCTAACCTACATGCTGTGATGGCTGAAGCGCCTGGCTTGCTAGAAGGCTACCAACAGCTACATCAACTGTTTTTAGACAGCAGTTTTGATGATGAAGAAACTACCGTTGTATGGCAGACTATCAACGTTGAACATGCTTGCCATTACTGTGTGCCTGCACATACTGGTATTGCTAAGAGCATGAAAGTAGATGACGCTATCACTGATGCATTACGTAATGAGACGCCACTACCAACTGCACGTCTAGAGGCGCTACGTGACTTTACTCTTTCTGTAGTACGTGGTCGTGGTAACGTTGATGACAGCGCGGTTCAAGCATTTTTAGATGCTGGCTACACTAAGCGTCAGATTCTTGAAGTTATTCTTGGTGCTGCTCAAAAAGTCATGAGCAACTATACGAACCACCTAGCTAACACACCAGTCGACAAACCATTCCAGAAATTTGAATGGCATAAAGCCGACTAA